A genomic segment from Bufo bufo chromosome 8, aBufBuf1.1, whole genome shotgun sequence encodes:
- the LOC120977088 gene encoding uncharacterized protein LOC120977088 has product MGEGSTGSLLSDLAENASYDCIQLMQQETSGFSHKKPLDNPDFECFVDGSRNMGEDGQFHTGYAVVTQHEVAIAEPLPPHMSAQEAELKALTEACKLAQGKKVNVYTDSRLAGNLPNSLSKCQEYGKETDPDLIEGTHNLQPRDWVVIKRHVRKGLVPRFDGPLQELLTTHTAVKVEGKPNWIHASHCKKVLEPQDEGPSADSSSDPERVSSVSSTE; this is encoded by the exons atgggggagggtAGCACAGGTAGCCTTTTGTCTGATTTAGCTGAAAATGCTTCTTATGATTGTATACAGTTGATGCAACAAGAAACTTCTGGATTTTCTCATAAAAAACCTCTTGATAACCCTGATTTTGAGtgttttgtagatggaagcaggaatatgggagaggatggccagttccacactggatatgcagtggtcacacagcatgaggtagccATTGCTGAACCACTCCCTCCGCACATGTCTGCGCAGGaggcagagctgaaggcactcactgaggcgtGTAAATTGGCTCAGGGGAAGAAGGTGAACGTCTATACAGATTCTAG gttgGCCGGAAACCTTCCCAATAGCCTAAGCAAATGCCAAGAATACGgcaaagaaactg ATCCTGACTTAATAGAAGGAACTCACAACTTGCAGCCCAGAGACTGGGTGGTGATAAAAAGACATGTGAGAAAAGGACTAGTTCCAAGATTCGATGGTCCACTTCAAGAACTGTTGACCACCCACACCGCTGTAAAGGTTGAAGGAAAACCCAACTGGATACAcgcttctcactgcaagaaagtcTTGGAACCACAGGATGAAGGTCCTTCTGCTGATAGTAGCTCTGACCCTGAGCGTGTCAGCAGTGTTTCGTCCACTGAATGA